The Brasilonema sennae CENA114 genome includes a region encoding these proteins:
- a CDS encoding tetratricopeptide repeat protein, producing MNLKSLTYSVFAKPLIYIILGFLSVIDTLPLVLADTTEPPKNNTDSVITDHSLSALPQSHRRLQNNFILAQIGDRDDQERSRLIQEANVFYGQGNFAAAEEHLRKLIKKFPKDAFAHYQLGNVLYQQEKAEEAIGEYKQAIRFNSSYALAHNAMGIALASQTRWEEAIAEFQKALKINPEYADALASLGQVLWQKGNRDEALTSVNKALNIFKAQNRPDKVYQVQQLLQKMKTTEDPSVS from the coding sequence ATGAACCTGAAAAGTCTAACTTATTCGGTATTTGCTAAACCTCTTATTTATATAATACTGGGGTTTTTATCTGTTATTGATACATTACCATTAGTACTAGCCGATACTACAGAACCGCCAAAAAATAATACTGATTCTGTTATTACTGACCATAGCCTCTCAGCGTTACCCCAGAGTCATAGGAGATTACAGAACAATTTTATACTAGCACAAATAGGCGATCGGGACGATCAAGAGCGATCGCGCCTCATTCAAGAAGCAAATGTTTTTTATGGTCAGGGGAACTTTGCAGCTGCAGAGGAACATTTACGTAAGTTAATTAAAAAATTTCCCAAAGATGCTTTTGCACACTATCAACTAGGGAATGTCCTTTATCAACAAGAGAAAGCTGAAGAAGCAATTGGTGAATACAAACAAGCAATTCGTTTTAATTCAAGCTATGCTCTTGCTCATAATGCGATGGGCATTGCTCTTGCTAGCCAAACTCGCTGGGAAGAAGCTATTGCAGAGTTTCAAAAAGCACTAAAAATTAACCCAGAATATGCCGATGCACTAGCAAGTTTAGGACAAGTGCTGTGGCAAAAAGGCAACCGAGATGAGGCGTTAACATCTGTGAACAAAGCTTTGAATATTTTTAAGGCACAAAATAGACCTGATAAAGTTTACCAAGTTCAACAGCTTTTACAGAAGATGAAAACAACCGAAGATCCTTCTGTGTCGTAA
- a CDS encoding tetratricopeptide repeat protein, with amino-acid sequence MKVLKPAKVKIASGICTSLFLTFALGTPLASAANTAGDYRQLGLLYRQQGRLPEAITAMQKSVELEPKNLMGRVNLGWTLHLAGKEQQAAQSLWQAIYQKPTFVPAYNALGIVYLVDSNLTAAVLVHTLAAILKPDNEIAYFNLSLALDRLQIYNLAILTANRAAILEPNNPHPLVASAIAYWDSGAQNTAKKVYTKAIYLDSRYSDRTFLVNLKQAAFSQDQIKKTELILNFKVN; translated from the coding sequence ATGAAGGTGTTGAAACCAGCAAAAGTAAAGATAGCCAGTGGAATTTGTACATCTTTATTTTTGACTTTTGCTCTCGGTACACCTTTAGCCAGTGCTGCCAATACCGCTGGTGACTATCGACAATTAGGGCTTTTGTATCGTCAACAAGGACGGCTACCTGAAGCAATTACCGCAATGCAAAAATCTGTGGAACTCGAACCCAAAAATCTTATGGGACGAGTTAATTTGGGTTGGACATTGCATTTAGCAGGAAAAGAACAACAAGCAGCACAATCTTTATGGCAAGCAATATATCAAAAGCCTACCTTTGTTCCTGCGTACAATGCTTTGGGAATTGTCTATCTGGTTGATAGCAACTTAACAGCAGCAGTTCTAGTTCATACTTTGGCAGCAATTCTCAAGCCAGATAATGAAATTGCCTATTTTAACTTAAGTTTAGCGTTGGATAGATTACAAATTTATAACTTAGCTATTCTAACTGCCAACCGTGCTGCTATTCTTGAACCAAATAATCCTCACCCTTTAGTTGCGAGTGCGATCGCCTATTGGGATAGTGGTGCTCAAAATACCGCCAAAAAAGTTTATACCAAAGCTATTTACCTAGATTCCCGGTATAGCGATAGAACTTTTTTGGTTAATCTCAAGCAAGCCGCTTTTAGTCAAGACCAAATAAAAAAAACAGAGTTAATACTGAATTTTAAGGTGAATTAA
- a CDS encoding CAAX protease has product MNVKRVSIFLGIVFIAVLCTVLFPELSHLWLGWYNALGGALKLTVDLLQISFIAILFAGLLAPLEALGWWAGWYGDKVDTKLNLGILEQQIPPQTNVVRYVIYLDGIGQASFKYFPDGDQFLHDLAIALPDNMVLIKGIIPYSVFNRPLTEGGILSPFWRFAERRSQSKNGGIFNALLALAINIRNLLVVAVSADQRFGPIYNQGTAQVMYNSLINHGYKPGSAVPITLIGFSGGGQIAMGALSYLKQALDKAPIEVISLAGVISGNTNALLAEHLYHLVGDKDPVERLGPILFPKRWKVFFLSYWNRAKRLGKISFVSLGPVGHMGAGGPLDANKFLSDGRSYLRQTVDIISGILRDEYPYNEELVITKLSNYERYREAAFNRPEYYPLNQSVNTEFYEPIAPWMGRLILPPQDQRANGVLFEVHHADAKHKHLVGQVVYLQWIDDPESKVSVQSTKKDVHFNAEALYNYTRGKIVPIRINHWRQVTPLESLAGSRPNDDIVVKLREPIVIEQNGKITLSIISEPVQISGRFYGLVKFLQPIQPGSEQFRVIHFNRASRKFNSVEEVVLLPEVIPSEQNISSSTKDGLEKSPLNETGWYIYGAKNAAGMFVVQAIAPRALLRVQPREVVVGRKLAMEFLKKRSWNNITTKKGQIQSVLLNRKSKDIPQAVSKWREGECALLLHVYGGIGGKKREIAAKGPVYFGHSAYGVAEVVREPLTGELRFEIEYHQVYCHNVDGLIAGTLSWTRYMGDRQFGWLGIRPVCDTLIKLDALTNDYDADEVKRTLLGVLVRELEIMTARYRIGDGMGATYVGAANNCAQDSNQALYAAIKVIQAAIQFDAKDIAYAIKNNPEFKNWLLRHPEYATSFKQLVKLDKAIRHDLLPFGIARADWEDSSTTSIGSSLADSPLQQILKALVSWRSILPRKANDSVTEIFHKQGACLWILSTSQVGNSDPEIAAIAPVTF; this is encoded by the coding sequence ATGAATGTGAAGCGAGTGAGCATATTTTTAGGAATTGTTTTCATTGCCGTACTTTGTACTGTACTCTTTCCGGAACTGAGTCATCTGTGGTTAGGTTGGTACAACGCTTTGGGAGGTGCGTTAAAGCTAACAGTCGATTTGTTGCAAATTAGTTTTATAGCCATCCTCTTTGCTGGACTCCTAGCACCCCTCGAAGCGTTGGGTTGGTGGGCTGGTTGGTATGGTGATAAAGTTGATACTAAACTCAACCTAGGAATATTAGAACAACAAATCCCACCGCAAACAAATGTTGTTCGTTATGTTATTTACCTTGATGGCATTGGTCAAGCTTCATTCAAGTACTTCCCAGATGGCGATCAGTTTTTGCATGATTTAGCGATCGCTTTACCAGATAATATGGTGCTCATTAAAGGAATCATCCCTTATTCAGTCTTCAATCGACCACTGACCGAAGGTGGAATACTCTCGCCCTTTTGGCGCTTCGCTGAACGACGCAGTCAATCCAAGAATGGTGGTATCTTCAATGCTTTGCTCGCCTTAGCGATTAATATTCGCAATTTGCTTGTTGTTGCGGTTTCTGCTGACCAGCGCTTCGGACCAATTTATAATCAAGGTACAGCGCAGGTTATGTACAATAGCCTGATTAACCACGGTTACAAACCCGGTAGCGCAGTCCCAATTACACTGATTGGTTTCAGCGGTGGTGGACAGATAGCAATGGGAGCACTTTCTTATCTCAAGCAAGCACTAGACAAGGCACCCATTGAGGTCATTTCTTTAGCTGGCGTCATCAGTGGAAATACTAATGCACTATTAGCAGAACATCTTTACCATCTCGTGGGTGACAAAGACCCAGTTGAGCGCTTAGGTCCGATTTTGTTTCCAAAACGGTGGAAAGTCTTCTTCTTATCCTACTGGAACCGTGCCAAACGGCTAGGTAAAATCAGTTTTGTTTCACTCGGTCCAGTCGGTCATATGGGCGCGGGTGGTCCTTTAGATGCCAATAAATTCTTAAGTGATGGTCGCAGCTATCTGCGTCAAACAGTTGACATCATATCAGGAATTTTGCGAGACGAGTATCCCTACAATGAAGAACTCGTGATCACAAAGCTTAGCAATTACGAACGGTATCGAGAAGCTGCGTTTAATCGACCAGAATACTATCCTTTAAATCAGTCGGTCAACACAGAATTTTATGAACCAATCGCGCCTTGGATGGGAAGACTAATTTTACCGCCTCAAGATCAACGTGCTAATGGTGTTCTGTTTGAAGTGCATCACGCAGATGCGAAACACAAACATCTGGTAGGACAAGTCGTGTATTTGCAATGGATTGACGATCCTGAATCAAAAGTATCGGTTCAGTCAACCAAAAAGGATGTTCACTTCAACGCGGAAGCACTATACAACTACACACGGGGGAAAATTGTTCCGATTCGGATAAATCACTGGCGTCAGGTGACACCATTGGAGTCGCTGGCTGGTTCAAGACCGAATGATGATATAGTCGTGAAGCTGCGCGAGCCGATTGTGATCGAACAGAATGGGAAAATCACCCTTTCCATTATCAGTGAACCGGTGCAGATTTCTGGACGCTTTTACGGATTAGTCAAGTTTTTGCAGCCCATCCAGCCAGGAAGTGAACAGTTCCGAGTTATACATTTCAATCGTGCTTCCCGTAAGTTTAACTCTGTTGAGGAAGTCGTGCTTTTGCCTGAGGTGATTCCTTCTGAGCAAAATATTTCTTCATCAACCAAGGATGGTCTGGAAAAGTCTCCCCTGAACGAGACAGGCTGGTATATTTACGGTGCAAAAAACGCTGCCGGAATGTTTGTTGTGCAGGCGATCGCCCCCCGTGCTTTGTTGCGAGTCCAACCCCGAGAGGTGGTTGTTGGCAGAAAACTAGCGATGGAATTTCTCAAGAAACGCTCGTGGAATAATATCACCACAAAGAAAGGACAAATACAATCTGTGCTTTTGAATCGCAAGAGTAAAGATATTCCGCAAGCAGTGTCCAAATGGCGTGAAGGTGAGTGTGCTTTGCTTCTACACGTTTATGGCGGTATTGGCGGCAAAAAACGAGAAATCGCAGCGAAAGGCCCTGTTTACTTTGGTCATTCTGCGTATGGGGTGGCAGAAGTGGTGCGCGAACCCCTGACAGGAGAGTTACGCTTTGAGATTGAGTATCACCAAGTTTATTGTCACAACGTTGATGGGCTGATTGCAGGAACGCTTTCTTGGACTCGTTATATGGGCGATCGCCAGTTTGGTTGGTTAGGAATTCGCCCCGTTTGCGATACGCTGATAAAATTAGATGCTCTGACAAATGACTACGATGCCGATGAAGTCAAGCGTACACTCTTGGGAGTTTTGGTGCGTGAGTTGGAAATCATGACAGCGCGTTACCGGATTGGAGATGGGATGGGTGCAACTTATGTTGGTGCTGCAAACAACTGTGCTCAAGATTCTAACCAGGCATTATATGCAGCGATTAAAGTTATTCAGGCTGCCATTCAATTCGATGCTAAAGATATTGCGTATGCGATCAAAAATAATCCAGAGTTTAAAAACTGGTTACTTCGTCATCCCGAATATGCGACTAGTTTTAAGCAGTTGGTGAAGTTAGACAAAGCTATCAGACATGATCTGTTACCCTTTGGGATAGCACGAGCTGACTGGGAGGACTCTTCTACTACAAGTATAGGCAGTTCTCTTGCGGACAGTCCTCTACAACAAATCTTGAAAGCTTTGGTGAGTTGGCGAAGCATTTTACCACGAAAAGCGAATGATAGCGTGACTGAGATATTTCATAAACAGGGAGCGTGTTTATGGATACTTAGCACTAGCCAGGTAGGTAACTCAGATCCGGAGATTGCGGCGATCGCTCCTGTTACCTTTTAA
- a CDS encoding MarC family protein, producing MNISILVKTFIAVFVLADAVGNIPILLVLTKGMEPDSRSRVIDKAIVVAIAVLLLFAFGGQFILRYLDVSLGSLRVAGGLLLLLIALQMLQGDLDTPVIDQERDVAITPLALPLLAGPGTLTTVMLLMSESPSPHLSVIVGIVAAMFVTWLILRLGSGIDKWIGVEGEVIITQLLGFLLAALAVEIGSTGIKELFFT from the coding sequence GTGAATATCTCGATTCTCGTAAAAACCTTTATTGCTGTCTTTGTTCTTGCAGATGCAGTTGGTAACATACCAATACTTTTGGTTCTTACTAAAGGCATGGAACCAGACAGCAGAAGCAGAGTTATAGATAAAGCCATAGTCGTAGCTATAGCAGTGCTTTTACTTTTTGCCTTTGGTGGTCAATTTATATTACGTTACTTGGACGTCAGCTTGGGGTCTTTGCGAGTTGCTGGGGGGCTACTGCTGTTGTTGATTGCTTTACAAATGCTTCAAGGAGACTTAGATACACCCGTTATTGATCAAGAACGTGATGTTGCAATTACTCCTCTTGCCTTGCCACTGCTAGCTGGACCAGGTACTCTGACAACAGTCATGCTCTTGATGTCGGAATCTCCCAGTCCACATCTTAGCGTTATCGTGGGTATTGTCGCGGCAATGTTTGTCACTTGGTTGATTTTGCGTTTGGGGAGTGGTATCGACAAGTGGATTGGCGTGGAAGGAGAAGTCATTATCACCCAGCTTTTGGGTTTTTTACTAGCAGCACTTGCAGTGGAAATTGGCAGTACTGGAATTAAGGAGTTGTTTTTCACTTAG
- a CDS encoding nucleotidyltransferase family protein — MKRDEVLAIVAAHRKQLQAMGVKSLELFGSVARDEADPDSDVDFLVEFDRPVGLFEFIEVRLYLEDVLGCSVDMGTQDALREHLREPVLKDVIRAL, encoded by the coding sequence ATGAAGCGCGATGAGGTTTTGGCAATTGTCGCAGCTCATCGGAAGCAGTTGCAAGCAATGGGGGTGAAGTCTTTAGAATTGTTTGGTTCGGTGGCACGGGATGAAGCTGATCCAGATAGTGATGTAGACTTTCTGGTAGAGTTTGATCGCCCAGTGGGATTGTTTGAATTTATTGAGGTGCGACTCTATTTAGAGGATGTTTTGGGGTGTTCGGTAGATATGGGAACGCAGGATGCTTTGAGGGAACATTTAAGAGAACCTGTTCTTAAGGATGTGATTCGTGCTCTTTAG
- a CDS encoding toxin-antitoxin system HicB family antitoxin — MATLTIRLPDDKHHRLKELAQTKGISVNKLIEELSTIAIAEFDANTRFKAMAATGNPEEGLKILAKLDSLTE, encoded by the coding sequence ATGGCAACTTTAACTATTCGTTTACCAGACGATAAGCATCATAGGTTGAAAGAACTTGCTCAAACCAAAGGCATAAGTGTTAATAAGCTGATTGAAGAACTTTCCACCATAGCAATAGCCGAATTTGATGCCAATACAAGATTTAAAGCAATGGCTGCGACGGGCAATCCAGAAGAAGGCTTAAAAATACTGGCTAAACTTGATAGTCTGACAGAATAA
- a CDS encoding putative toxin-antitoxin system toxin component, PIN family, giving the protein MAIKIVVDTSVFISALISSKGSSRELIRRCLKGEYQPLMGNALFSEYESVIQRTEIAAKCSLTSEEISTLLASFMSVSKWISIYYLWRPNLKDEADNHLIELAVAGNAQIIATHNVKDFQNAELLFPSLSILKPEEIIRS; this is encoded by the coding sequence ATGGCAATTAAAATTGTAGTTGATACCAGCGTTTTTATTAGTGCGCTGATTAGCTCTAAAGGCTCTAGCAGAGAACTCATTCGACGCTGCTTGAAAGGTGAATATCAGCCTTTGATGGGAAATGCTTTATTTTCTGAGTATGAGTCAGTCATTCAGCGAACAGAAATTGCCGCCAAATGCTCTTTAACTAGTGAAGAAATTTCTACTTTACTTGCATCATTTATGAGTGTCAGTAAATGGATTTCTATTTACTATTTATGGCGACCTAATTTAAAAGACGAAGCTGACAATCACTTAATTGAATTAGCAGTTGCGGGTAATGCTCAAATTATTGCTACTCACAATGTAAAAGATTTCCAAAACGCTGAATTGTTATTTCCTAGCTTATCAATATTAAAACCCGAAGAAATTATTAGGAGTTAA